The following are from one region of the Desulfovibrio desulfuricans genome:
- a CDS encoding prephenate dehydrogenase — protein sequence MGAMLLARAKAAGLNVAGADVPLTPEALAPACAGADLAIICVPAAVFSEVVATVCPHLLPGAVLADITSVKEIPLQQMEKIWAGPVVGTHPLFGPKPDPQADQPVAIVPGAHAVQEHVELASGFFTALGCRVFCTTAEKHDKAMASIQNMNFITSLAYFALLAEHEDLLPFLTPSFRRRQNAARKMLTEDARMFAGLFEANPYSYEAVRQYRQMLNLAAAGDIDLLCQRARWWWQEEEDRQTP from the coding sequence ATGGGCGCCATGCTGCTGGCCCGCGCCAAGGCGGCAGGGCTGAACGTGGCGGGCGCGGACGTGCCCCTGACGCCCGAAGCTCTTGCTCCCGCCTGCGCGGGGGCCGATCTGGCCATCATTTGCGTTCCTGCCGCTGTATTCAGCGAGGTTGTTGCTACGGTCTGCCCGCATCTGCTCCCTGGGGCTGTGCTGGCGGACATAACCTCGGTAAAGGAAATCCCGCTGCAACAGATGGAAAAAATCTGGGCAGGGCCAGTGGTGGGCACGCATCCCCTCTTTGGCCCCAAGCCGGATCCGCAGGCAGACCAGCCCGTGGCCATTGTGCCGGGGGCCCATGCGGTGCAAGAGCATGTGGAGCTGGCCTCGGGCTTTTTTACAGCCCTTGGCTGCCGTGTATTCTGCACCACTGCTGAAAAGCACGACAAGGCCATGGCCAGCATCCAGAACATGAACTTCATCACCAGCCTGGCTTATTTTGCCCTGCTGGCGGAGCATGAGGATCTGCTGCCCTTTCTTACGCCTTCGTTCCGCCGCCGCCAGAACGCGGCCCGCAAAATGCTGACAGAAGACGCGCGCATGTTCGCTGGCCTGTTTGAGGCCAATCCATACAGCTATGAGGCTGTGCGCCAGTACCGGCAGATGCTCAACCTCGCCGCCGCTGGCGATATTGACCTGCTCTGCCAGCGCGCCCGCTGGTGGTGGCAGGAGGAAGAGGATCGGCAAACTCCCTGA